Within Plectropomus leopardus isolate mb unplaced genomic scaffold, YSFRI_Pleo_2.0 unplaced_scaffold17566, whole genome shotgun sequence, the genomic segment GCCATCCAACGGAATGGCTTATGGCTTTGGAGAGaatttattatttcagtgtGCAACAAGTCCAGAAATGTATCTTGGGTATGTGAGACGCAGCTGTGTTGCACACGCTGCTGCCACCATCTCTGGCTGATaataaaagcaccaaaatacTGCATAATGTTTTACTATGATGATCCAGTAACTTGACTGCTGGCAGCAGTTGTGAATGCTTCTTAATGTGTCCATCTGTCCTGAAGGTTTCTGGTGGCTATTGACCGCAGGAATGGGACAGAAGTTGCCATGGAGACAATGAAGCTTGCTGAGGAGTTCATGCTGTCCTCTGATGGTTTGGTGGTGGGACTCGACCTCAGTGGAGATCCAACAGTCAGCTGAGATCATTCTGAATGTTATGCACCATTAGAATAATAATTCCAGTATGGTGGGgctcagttgttttttttgtgtgccaaGCTATTGGATTTTGTCAAATCACTTGTTGTTTATGTAACTTTCATGTTAAGGTTGGCCATGGCAAAGATCTGCTTCCTGCTCTACAGAGGGCCAAGAACTGTGGACTGAAGTTGTCACTGCACCTCTCAGAAGTATGATCATGGCATTTTTAAGCTGTTAATCATTTGAAGTCATATtatctgtgtgtgcactgacattacaataaaaactgTTGCAGGTACCATCACAGCTGGAGGAGTCAGATTTGCTGTTGAATCTTCCTCCAGACAGAATCGGTCACGGCACCTTCCTGCATCCTGAAGTGGGTGGATCCCAAAGTGTTGTGGACAAAGTGGTGAAGAACAACATACCGCTGGGTAAGGATGAGATGAAATAATACGTTTTCTGTGGTGCACACAAGatgttgacttttatttttttctcaactttctGTGTCTTGTAGAGCTTTGCCTGACATCAAATGTTAAAGGACAAACTGTACCATGTTACTCCAAACATCATTTCAAGTACTGGTACCAGATGGGACATCCAAGTGTGATTTGTGTaagttttttactttacttacttttaacattttatggcatactttaccatgattttttttgccttcttaTGGCATAccatactgtgacttttttaaataatacaatcaaaatattgactttttgggcagatttttcaacaggctatactatacatggcctcaacatgctgttctatgacttttttcggtATTTGGAGCCatcacttttttggccatttttccctgtgctatagtttgacttttttctgcaaattatATTTTGGTCGAAATCtctcaaaatactgactttttgagtagatttttcaacaggctatactataaatagCCTCagcatgctgttctatgactttatTTGGCATTTAGAGCCatcacttttttggccatttttccctgtgctatagtatgtctttttcGGCAAACTGTACTTTGGTCTAAatctctcaaaatattgactttttgggcagatttttcaaaaggctatactataaacggcctcacattgctgttctatgacttttttcggcATTTGGAGCCGtcacttttttggtcattttaccCTGTGctataatatgtcttttttttggaaatctgCACTATGGTCTAAatctctcaaaatattgactttttgagtagatttttcaacaggctatactataaaccaGGGGtgggcaattatttttttccatgggGCCAcatgagaaacagaaaatattgtggAGGGCCAGGCCAAAAGGTTGAACTCAATTCTGCACAATAttaattgtatttctttataaaaagcAGCATTGTTTTGACAAGCTGGTGAGACTGGTAAGAGTATATGTTTTGATTAAGCAATGACAAAGTGAGGTTGCcttacaaaaaatgtcatttattcagtgaaatttccc encodes:
- the adal gene encoding adenosine deaminase-like protein; the protein is MENQADTFYRELPKVELHAHLNGSVSSQTIEKLIRRKPHLNIQHGMTAIGKGQRRTLDECFQVFRVIHQLVDTEEDILVVATDVIKEFAADGVKYLELRSTPREEKNTGLTKKGYVETVIKAIQQCKREGVDIDVRFLVAIDRRNGTEVAMETMKLAEEFMLSSDGLVVGLDLSGDPTVGHGKDLLPALQRAKNCGLKLSLHLSEVPSQLEESDLLLNLPPDRIGHGTFLHPEVGGSQSVVDKVVKNNIPLELCLTSNVKGQTVPCYSKHHFKYWYQMGHPSVIC